The genomic segment AGATTGAGAAGCTGCCATCAACCTTCGAGAAAGGCCACTGCATTCAGGCAAATTACTCCATGAAAGCCGACGGGAGAATCAGAGTGGTGAACCAAGAGCTTCGGTAAGAGTGCTCATGCACCAGAGAGGCGGggtataacataaataaataagtccttccccccccttctccgcCTGGGGCAGCACGGCCAGGACTGAGGAGAggggactgccccccccccgccgggcccTTGTTTCTCTCGCCCTGCCATGGCACAAGGAGGGAGGGCTGGTGCATGCGCCCACCGCGGCCTCCCCAGGGCAGGGGCCTATCCCTGAGAGCAGCCACTGTTGCCACACTGACCGCCCAGCCGTCTCAGTCCTGCCTTGTGCAACCGAAGGATGGGCCAGGGCAAACGGGGCCACTCTCTGAGGGGTGCCAAGAAACTGACCCTGGAGTAAGAGGAGCAGAGAGAGCTCGGTTCCCTTTGTGCTTCAGGTGGGAGGCAGACAGAGTGGCGGGGGGGGCGGTCAGTGCCAGAAATGGGGACTGGAACTTACACCCTCCAAGGGCTTTCCTGCTTGCCCATGAATATCCCCCTTATCCTTTCCTCCCGAGGAGTCCACATGCCTCCAGCGGGCAGCCAACCTGGCCCCCACCTTCCTGCAAATGCTCCCCTCTGGCGGTTGGGCCATTCCCCCCTTTTCTGAACGCCTTGCCTCGCTCCCTTACACAGGATGGACGGCTCCATTAACCACATTGAGGGGGAAGCTTTCGGAGCAGATCACAACGAACCGGCTAAGCTGCACGTGAAATTTAATTGGAGTAAGTAGGCAGGTGGCCTGACGCTGCTGGAAACCAGTTGCCGTGAGTGTGGAAAGCATGCCACAACACTGTGCCCTTCCCTGAATCATTGCTCCTGCCCACGACCcagtggtggttgttgttggtggtggtggtaatgaggGGAAGGTCTGCTGACGTCTGGATCCGGTGGAGCAGGGCCTCTCTGATGAACCCCTTCCCGTTCGGCTTCAGCTGAAGCCCCTTCCCCTGGCAGCTCGGCCCCCTTCCATGCACCTCCCTCGGCTGTGCTCTCCTTTAGATGCCCGGGCTCGCCTGCAGAAGGACCCCTTTTTGgcctttcttgtgtgtgtgtgtgtgttgtgtgtgtaggGGAGGGCCTGCTTCACCCCTTGGCAGGTTGGCTGCCCTTTGCCACCCCTCACCCACCTCCACCATCGCCTGTCCTGTGGGCGAGAGGGTCGGAATGACTGGGCCGCCCAATGTAGGGCTGCTTGTCCAGCAGAAGGCCGGTGGGCTCCGACTCAGGACGGAGGGAGAGGCTTCTTCCCACACACTGGGAGTGAGACCCAGGTTCTTTCTACTGTAGTAGGCCCAGGTTCCATAGGGCTTCATAGGCCATCAGCAGCACTTGGAAGGGGCCCCAGAAAATGGACTGGTGGCCAGGGGACCTCTTCTGCCAGCCATCCCAGCTGGGGTAGGCGTCCCGGGCGCTCTTGGAGAAAAGGAACCTCAGCCGCCAGACGGAGTAGATTCCAGGAGGGCTGACTTGATTTCAGAGCAGAGGGGTGCCGGCTTTCCTCCATAAGGATCCTCCTCCTTTGATCACATGCTGAAGTGACCTGTTAAGCCAGCCGCTGGGCTTTGCTTTATGGCGTAAATCAGGCTATGCCCcacaaaagagccagcctggctcCCAGGAGGGCCAGATCCTCAGCGAGGGACGACTGGTTGAACAGGGGCATCCGTTTTATTTGGTGGCCCTGCGCTGTTCTGTGCAAAAGGAAGGCCTTTTCCcatagaggggaggggagggcgtgCCTGGACCTCCCCCTCAGCCCAGTGACACCCCCCCCCGAGCCCTCTCAGGCCACTGGGGGGGCACGGGTGGGGGGGGACAGCACCTGCTCCAGCCCGGAGGGGCTTGCCGATCCCTGCCTGCTCTCtcacgcggcggcggcggctctttTCCCTCCAGTGATGCCGGCAGCTCCTTACTGGGTCCTCAGCACAGACTACAAGGACTACGCCCTGGTCTACTCCTGCACCCCCTTCCTGTGGATGTTCCACGCAGATTATGCCTGGATCTTGTCCAGAACACCTGAGCTGCACCCGGAGACCGTGGACCGCTTGAAGGCCGTCCTCCAGTCCTACAATATCGACACAACTCTCATGAGACCCACGGAGCAGAAGAACTGCCCTCCTGacatgtagcccccccccccggcctgtgCCGCTGCTCCTTGTACGCTTGCTCCCGTAGGGGCTTCCTTGAGCAAAGGGTGGGAGCATCGCTCGGGCCTGCCAGGAGAAagggccctctctctctctctctctctctcttgcttgcgCTTGAAGCCCCTTGTAGAgttctgcctcttcccccccgcccctccccatGGTGGTCAAGtcattcctggaggaaaaaggaCCGGCGGcgtggagctggacaggggggcTGCTCGGACCCACAGTACATTCCAGGAAACTTCAGCCTTTCTTCTCAAAATAAATTCTGCTCATCAAGCAATTCGtaattttgcttaatttattCTGTTCTGAGTGATGATCTGGATCTGTTTTCCTGGGCAcaaaaattgggggagggggaagggagcttCCTGGGCACCTagtatgacccccccccccacaaacacagcAGGGGCTGGGGGCTCAGAGCAACACCCTCCCCCCAGGCCTGCTCTGTGCCCTTTAGAGGGAGGGGGCCATTCCCTCGGTTGGGCAAGGGGGCTCCCTCCACAAGGAAGCAGCTCTTTTCcacagaggggtgggtggggaggtggggtgggggaggcctGCCCTCTTTGTCTTCCGGCCACCCACCCAGCCCGCAGGCCCCCTATTCCTCTTCCTTGGGCAGCTGACACAGGCAAGCAGCACTTGCCGTGGATATGAGGGTGCAGCCTGCCCctgtgatgatgaggatgatggttGTCTTCCCAAAACGGGGAGGCTCTGCGGTGGCGCCAGCTGAGcgcctccctctcttttcctaaGTGGGAATCAGCAGAATATTtggggctgggggggagggagggagggagagagggcttcttttttttgggggggggggctccagagGGGCGGCCGGGCTCCGTCTGTTCTCCAGGGGCGGCCCGCGGGCACCCAGCGCCGCTCTGCGGGGCCGCCAGGGCATCACGGGGGGCGGGTGGGTAGGCGGGTGGGCAGCCCCCCCTCCAGGACCCCAGCCCCAAAGCCCGGAGCTGGAGGAAGGGCGGCCAGGCGACCCTCGAGGCGGGATTCCTccgagcgcccccccccccgcgctcggCTTGGAAGGCACGGGATCGGGGCCCCCCCGGGATGCCCTGCACGCCCCTTCTCCTCGCGAGGCGGCGGCACTCCGAAGCTGCTCGGACCGGGGCGGGGGCGGCGCCCCGCCTGGCAGGTGGCCGGTCGGcctgcttccttcccttcccccccccccccgccggtccCTCAGGGTGGCCAGCGAGGATTGCGGGCCCCGCCAGGGACAGAGTTCGAATCCCGCTCCGCCGCGCGCGAGGCCAGCCCGACGGGGAGGGGCgcccctgcctgcctccctgccttccttccGCCTCGCCCTCCTTCCCGCCCGCCCGGCCGCTGAGGCGCTCTCCGAGGGAAGCGCTCGGCGCATGCTCAGAGGAACGGCCGGGACTTCCGCCGCCGTGACGTCAAACCTGGGTAGGGGGGCAGCCGAAGAGGCCCCGCCCCCGCCGGGAGAGCTCCGCCCAGCCCTTGTGACGACACTGCACCCCCCCCGCGACGCGTGCGCAGTGGCAGCCGGCTCTCCGGAGGGCGCGGCCCCCCGtaggcggggcggggcggggcggggcgtggggtggggggagggaaggacgacgacgacgacgacgacgagggaggaagaggaagagggagaggaaggcggTCGGTCGGTGGGGCCTTCCGGGCGTGGGCAATGGAGGCGAAAGGCTCGTCGGTCTCGGGCCGGCCCGTGAAGGGCATCCTCAAGAACCCTTCGGGCAGCGCCGGGAGCGGGCTGGGCCTGGCCGGGATGGCGGCCCCGCCTCAGCCCCAAGTGACCCAGCCGCAGCCCCAGCCGCGCCCGCAGGCCTCGCGGACCCCCCGCCCGGACGCCCAGCCCAGCGTGGAGGGGTACGGAGCGGGGAGggggagcgggaggggggggtcacggcgggggggggggagggaggaagaggaggaaggtcccccccccaccccggggtCCTCCCGCGGGACGGCGCCCCCGCGGGAGCCCCCCTCCCGTCCTCTGGGAACCcagggcggagggagggagggagggagggggcggaaCGCAGCTGCTCCGGGCCCggccatgcgggggggggggaggaggaaagcgtGCGTCCGTCTCTCTGTCCCGAGGCGTCCTCTTGGCCCTCCTCCCGCCTGGAAGGATTCGCCCtctccgaccccccccccccaaagggagcctccgccgccccccccaaccccatcACCTCCCTGGAGAAAGAATGGAAGAGTCCTTGCTTCTGCCTTTGAAGAGGAGGCGCGTGtggccccccccccacctcacctgccttttctttctctgcccccAAATGCGTGTctcctttgccccccccctttagcaAGAAGTCCCAGAAGTGGGATGAAATGAACATCCTGGCTACCTACCATCCGGCGGGCAAAGACTATGGCTTAATGAAGATCGACGAGCCCAGTACTCCCTACCACAGGTAACGATGCTCCGCTCATGCTCACCCTCCAAGTCGCTCCTGA from the Pogona vitticeps strain Pit_001003342236 chromosome 3, PviZW2.1, whole genome shotgun sequence genome contains:
- the APOD gene encoding apolipoprotein D — translated: MPGSLMLWTSLLGILGVAQGQSFHAGQCPDPPVQQPFHIHKYLGKWYEIEKLPSTFEKGHCIQANYSMKADGRIRVVNQELRMDGSINHIEGEAFGADHNEPAKLHVKFNWMMPAAPYWVLSTDYKDYALVYSCTPFLWMFHADYAWILSRTPELHPETVDRLKAVLQSYNIDTTLMRPTEQKNCPPDM